In Parasedimentitalea marina, the sequence CAGTCTCTTTGATCTCTGCCAGGGCCGGTCCATCACCTAACGTGATCGATAGGGTCGGGGAGGGGGCAAGCTCATCTGGGGCCTGTGGTTTCAGCGCACGCACAACAGCGTTATTGATCACAGCAAAGCGGTCATCCGAGCTTGTGGTTTCCTCGAGCTGAAGAGCTGAAGAGATTTGTTCAATGTCCAGGTCATCATTTCGCAGATGGTTTGCCAGGTCTTCCCAGCGTCTACGGCCTATTCCATGTGCAGATCCAATACGTTGGATCACAGACTTTGGAATAGATCGTGCGACCTTGGTCATCCGAGACAGCATTGGTTTGTCCACGGCAAGTGCATCCAGAATGACGGCTTGCTCATAACCACTTTCACCCAGCTCGGCAGCGAATAGTGCTTTTTCGATAAAACTGGGGTCCAAACGTTGTGTGTTTTCCTGACCTTGAGCCAGGATAGCCTGTTCATCAGAAAGAGACCGGACCAGCGCCTTGGCGGGCAGCCCGAGGAATTTAAGGGCGCGTAACCGGCGGCGTCCATAAACAATGCGGTAGTAACCCGGCTTGTCCACGACAGGCCGAACCATGATTGGCACCTGTTGGCCATGCGACTTAATGCTTTCGGCCAGTGCCAGTACATCAGCATCGCTAAAAGAGAGCCGGTCCTTGGGGCCGTTTTCTTCGATCATATCGACCGAAATGTCTCTCACTGCGTTACTGGCCACATCCTTGAGGGTCGATTTCACACCGCCCATTGCGCCAGTGTTTGGAAAGCGCTGTTTTTGTTCGGTGGACGATGTCGCAATGGTTGTTGCATCAGGCGGGGGAGGGGGTTGGAATAAATTTCTACGGGCCATCAGTCAGTTTCCCTTCCCCAAGCTTGCTGGATAGTTTTCTCGAATTCGTCGGCTACGCCGTTCACGCTCTCCAGGATGCGCCCAAGCGTTTTCTTGACGACTTGCGAGGGATCCAGCTCATAAATTGTCTGCTGTGTCATCCCTGCATCCGAGATCGCCGTGGATTTCAACATCGGTGTGTTCAGGACTTGGTCAAGCAGAATGGACCGCAAAAACCCGGCCATTTGTGACTGTGGTACATCCGTAGGTTCATAACGGGCGATTAGAAACTTAAGGAAATTCCAATCAACCGGTCCTGCGGCTTCCTCTAAGGCTTGAACAGTTTCTCCAGCCATTTCAAGGAATTGCGCCATAGAAGCCACATCCAGCATGCTTGGAACAACAGTAATAAGCAGACCCGTTGATGCAAGCAGAGCGGTCATTGTCGTGAACCCAAGCTGAGGCGGGCAGTCTATAATGACAATATCATAATTTGCTTCGACTTCGTCGAGTGCAATGGCCAAACGCTGGGTGAATGGAGGATCGAGTTTGTGCTGAAGCGCATAGGCGGTCTCGGTCTCGTACTCGGACAACAACAGGCCAGCCGGCGCCAGATCCAGATTATGAAAATAGGTTTTCCGGATGACCTGGCTCAATGGAACCGGGTCTTCGTATTTCAGGGCATCGTAAATCGTGCCGCTCTCAGCGAATTCAATTTCCGGGCGATAGCCAAACATTGTCGTCAGGCTGGCCTGCGGATCCATGTCGACTGCAAGAACTCGGTATCCCCGCAATGCATAGCGCTGTGCTAAGTGAATCGCACTGGTGGTTTTGCTCGAGCCGCCCTTAAAATTTACGATAGAAACGACCTGAAGGGCATCCCCATCACGGCGTCCCGGAAGATAGGTCTCACCGTTTCGCCCGGTGCGCGCCATCACGTGGCGGATTTGGTCGATCTCTTCTGCTGTATAGAGCCTGCGACCCCTGGAATCCGCCTCAACATCCGGAAAGTCGCTCTCCTGATGTCGGGTTCTTAAGTTCGACATGCTGATGCCGGTCAGTTCAGACACTTCTGCTGGGTGAAATTTACGCAATGCTTTTCGGCTGTCAGGTTGAAAACTGTTGCGCATATGATTGTTGAGCGCGTCGGACAGGCGTGCCGCGTTTGAAGCAATCGATGCTGCAATAGAACTGGTTTCTACAGTTTTCATGGTCTAATCTACTCTGCCTTGATGGCCTCTTGGCGGGCCTACTGTGTTTCGACGCCAAACAGCGCAAATTTCGCAAACTTGCGACTACAAAGTTCATGGCACGCAACTTATCCCCAGACAACACTTTTTTAGCTTTTGTGCACCAACTAACTGCTCCCTGTGATGTGGGAGTCAACAACAATACACCCTAACCTGTTATAAATATTGGAAAATCGAAATTTTCGACTCCGTTTGTAATGTGGTGAACACGGCATGGGGAATGCCAGGTGATGGCTGTTTTATTCATATCACGAATCGGCCGCCATATTCGCGCATCAAGCAAGTGTGCATTCCAATTTGTGTCTGCGCGTTGGTCCGCGACAGGCCAAATTAGATGGCCGGACTGAGGGCGGTCATAAGAGACAAGAATTTTGTCAGAGACTGAAGCCAGACGCTGACATTCAAAATATGTCACGACCATGCATCAAATTTGATAATACCTCGCATCAAAAAATATTGGTTCTCAAGCTTCTAGGAATGCTGAGACTGCTTGTTGCGAGAACGAGGGAGGATGCTTGGGCAGCAAATTGGGCTGCCGCAGCGCATTCAAATCAGGCGCAACGACAAGGTGGTGGAAAAGTTGGTGTTCAGCTTCAAGCCCACTGTCACGACCTGATTGAATGCTGTGCGCATTGCGAGGGAAGGCGAAAAAAACCCGGAATTAAGATCGCAAAATCAATGAGGGAGAAGACGATGACCAAAGCAGATAAGTTTAGCCTAAACAGGCGCCAGATGCTGGCAGGCGGCACGGCGGCAATGGGCGCAATGGCTATTACCATACCGGCGACGCAAGCGTTGGCCTCGGGCTATCCGGAGCGGCCAATTTCCATTGTGGTCATGTATGGCGCCGGTGGCGGCACCGACACAATTATGCGCAAGTTGGCCTCTGAAATGGCGGCTGCGAAGGGTTGGAAAGTCAATGTTATCAATAAGCCTGGGGCTGTTGGTGCAGTGGCAACAAATTACGTTCACGCACAAGCGGCGGATGGCTACACTGTTTTGGGCGGCGCCAATTATAATAAATTTGTCCGGGTTATGGGGCACGTGGATTTTGTACCATGGGAAGAGTGGAGCTTTTTCCAGGCCGCAAGCGCGCTGGCCAGTTGGTCGGTGCCGATAGATTCACCGTTCCAAACTTTTGATGATGTGGTTCAGGCTGCAAAAGCTAATCCGGGTAGCATTAGTATTTCGACTTCTGGCACCGGTGGCCTGTGGCATGAACTGGCAATGATCGTTGGATCTTTTGCCGGAATTACATTGAACTATATACCGTACAAGGGCGGAAAAAATGCGACCCTCGCCGGGATGCAAGGCGAAGTTGATATTGCTGGCGGCGGTGTTCATGAGCATATCGAGCTGATCCGCGCGGGTAAGATGCGATGCTTACAGCAAACTGGAACCGAAGATATTGTGTTGGACGATGGAACTGTTTTGCCGACAGTGGGCAACCTCTTGCCGTCAATCGCTTCGTTCCTACCTGTTGGCCCCACTTACAACTTCATCATGAAGCGTGACACTCCAGTTGATATTCAGGCCCAGGTAGAAGAGGCGTTTATCGCTGCGGCCAATTCAGCCGGGTTCGGCGAGATGCTGGATAAAAATTCTTCCAACTGAATATCCGCACGGGTGAAAGTGCCGACCGGACTGCTGCCCAGCTTGAGACGATCACTGTGGATACCTTCAACAAGTTTTCTGACCAGATCGGTGCAGACGTTAAATCTGCAAGCGACCTTGGTCTACCGGATCCGGCAGACTTTGACAGTTGGTGGCCACCGCAAGGTTACAAGCCAGTTGGCTAAACCCGCCATCGGCCTGGGGAGTCATTGGACTTTCCAGGCAATCAGCCACGGTACGAGACAGGGATCACAGGACTGAAAATGACTTCCAAAGCCTCCTTTGTACGAAGACGAAAACGCCGGGTTTGCATCGCCAAAACAGGATATGATTGCGGCGGCGTTTCTGGCCGCGCTGTCTGTCTGGATAATTTACGAAGCACTGTCCTTGAAAATGCCCGGTGGCGTTTCGACCTTCCCGGGTCTGCTGCCGATTGTCACCGCAGCCTCGCTGCTGCTGATGGCAGCGATGTTGGGT encodes:
- a CDS encoding Bug family tripartite tricarboxylate transporter substrate binding protein; this encodes MSRPCIKFDNTSHQKILVLKLLGMLRLLVARTREDAWAANWAAAAHSNQAQRQGGGKVGVQLQAHCHDLIECCAHCEGRRKKPGIKIAKSMREKTMTKADKFSLNRRQMLAGGTAAMGAMAITIPATQALASGYPERPISIVVMYGAGGGTDTIMRKLASEMAAAKGWKVNVINKPGAVGAVATNYVHAQAADGYTVLGGANYNKFVRVMGHVDFVPWEEWSFFQAASALASWSVPIDSPFQTFDDVVQAAKANPGSISISTSGTGGLWHELAMIVGSFAGITLNYIPYKGGKNATLAGMQGEVDIAGGGVHEHIELIRAGKMRCLQQTGTEDIVLDDGTVLPTVGNLLPSIASFLPVGPTYNFIMKRDTPVDIQAQVEEAFIAAANSAGFGEMLDKNSSN
- the repA gene encoding plasmid partitioning protein RepA, which produces MKTVETSSIAASIASNAARLSDALNNHMRNSFQPDSRKALRKFHPAEVSELTGISMSNLRTRHQESDFPDVEADSRGRRLYTAEEIDQIRHVMARTGRNGETYLPGRRDGDALQVVSIVNFKGGSSKTTSAIHLAQRYALRGYRVLAVDMDPQASLTTMFGYRPEIEFAESGTIYDALKYEDPVPLSQVIRKTYFHNLDLAPAGLLLSEYETETAYALQHKLDPPFTQRLAIALDEVEANYDIVIIDCPPQLGFTTMTALLASTGLLITVVPSMLDVASMAQFLEMAGETVQALEEAAGPVDWNFLKFLIARYEPTDVPQSQMAGFLRSILLDQVLNTPMLKSTAISDAGMTQQTIYELDPSQVVKKTLGRILESVNGVADEFEKTIQQAWGRETD
- the repB gene encoding plasmid partitioning protein RepB; amino-acid sequence: MARRNLFQPPPPPDATTIATSSTEQKQRFPNTGAMGGVKSTLKDVASNAVRDISVDMIEENGPKDRLSFSDADVLALAESIKSHGQQVPIMVRPVVDKPGYYRIVYGRRRLRALKFLGLPAKALVRSLSDEQAILAQGQENTQRLDPSFIEKALFAAELGESGYEQAVILDALAVDKPMLSRMTKVARSIPKSVIQRIGSAHGIGRRRWEDLANHLRNDDLDIEQISSALQLEETTSSDDRFAVINNAVVRALKPQAPDELAPSPTLSITLGDGPALAEIKETARALTVKLSKTDAPDFVRWMRDNAEAELTRLYETWQSGQGTD